In Eptesicus fuscus isolate TK198812 chromosome 23, DD_ASM_mEF_20220401, whole genome shotgun sequence, one genomic interval encodes:
- the HIP1R gene encoding huntingtin-interacting protein 1-related protein, protein MNSIKNVPARVLNRRPGHSLEAEREQFDKTQAISISKAINTQEAPVKEKHARRIILGTHHEKGAFTFWSYAIGLPLPSSSILSWKFCHVLHKVLRDGHPNVLHDCQRYRSNIREIGELWGHLHDRYGQLVNVYTKLLLTKISFHLKHPQFPAGLEVTDEVLEKAAGTDINDIFQLTVEMFDYMDCELKLSESVFRQLNTAIAVSQMSSGQCRLAPLIQVIQDCSHLYHYTVKLMFRLHSCLPADTLQGHRDRFHEQFHSLRNFFRRASDMLYFKRLIQIPRLPEGPPNFLRASALAEHIKPVVVIPEEAPEDEEPENLIEISTGPPAGEPVVVADLFDQTFGPPNGSMKDDRDLQIETLKREVETLRAELEKIKLEAQRYVSQLKGQVNALEAELEEQRKQKQKALVDNEQLRHELAQLRAAQLEGERNQGLREEAEKKASVTEARYTKLKEQHSKLIATHAELLRKNADTAKQLTAKQQNQEEVARVKEQLVFQMEQVKRESEMKLEEQSDQLEKLRRELEAKSGELVRVQQDLSRTEQSGSELSSRLDVLSAEKEALSSAVRQQEADLQAAQSLVQEKEAALGQEQQRHSQERAELQGLLADKESREQGLQQRLLDEQFEVLRRSAAEAERILQDAVGKLDDPLHLRCTSSPDYLVSRAQVALDAVSALETGHAQYLTSRSDASALVAALTQFSHLAADTIINGSATSHLAPTDPADRLIDACRDCGARALELVGQLQERQAVQQAQPDRVRSPLQAILQLGQELKPKSLDVRQEELGALVDKEMAATSSAIEEAVRRIEDMMNQARHASSGVKLEVNERILKSCTDLMKAIRLLVTTSTSLQKEIVESGRGAATQQEFYAKNSRWTEGLISASKAVGWGATQLVESADKVVLHTGKYEELIVCSHEIAASTAQLVAASKVKANKDSRHLSRLQECSRTVNVMAANVVASTKSGQEQIEDRDTMDFSGMSLIKLKKQEMETQVRVLELEKTLEAERVRLGELRKQHYALAVGVGTPGEEEPGQPGTAPHSGTSRKPPLAQKPGVVPRQDHQLDKKDGVCPTQLTNS, encoded by the exons GCCATCAGCATCAGTAAGGCCATCAATACCCAGGAGGCCCCCGTGAAGGAGAAGCATGCCCGGC GCATCATTCTGGGCACTCACCATGAGAAGGGGGCCTTCACCTTCTGGTCCTATGCCATCGGCCTGCCGCTTCCCAGCAGCTCCATCCTCAGCTGGAAATTCTGCCATGTCCTCCACAAGGTCCTTCGAGATGGGCACCCCAAC GTCCTGCATGACTGCCAGCGGTACCGGAGCAACATCCGGGAGATCGGGGAGCTATGG GGCCATTTGCACGATCGGTACGGACAGCTGGTCAATGTGTACACCAAACTCCTGCTGACCAAGATCTCCTTCCACCTCAAG CACCCCCAGTTTCCTGCGGGCCTCGAGGTGACAGACGAGGTGTTGGAGAAGGCAGCTGGGACTGACATCAACGACAT CTTCCAGCTCACCGTGGAGATGTTCGATTACATGGACTGCGAGCTGAAACTGTCTGAATCAG TTTTTCGGCAGCTCAACACAGCCATCGCCGTGTCCCAGATGTCCTCAGGCCAGTGCCGCCTGGCCCCCCTCATCCAGGTCATCCAGGACTGCAGCCACCTCTACCACTACACGGTCAAGCTCATGTTCAGGCTGCACTCTT GTCTCCCGGCAGACACCCTGCAAGGCCACAGGGACCGGTTCCACGAACAGTTTCACAG CCTCAGGAACTTCTTCCGCAGAGCGTCCGACATGCTCTACTTCAAGCGCCTCATCCAGATCCCCCGGCTGCCCGAG GGACCCCCCAACTTCCTGCGGGCCTCGGCGCTGGCTGAGCACATCAAGCCGGTGGTGGTGATCCCCGAGGAGGCCCCCGAGGATGAGGAGCCCGAGAACCTCATTGAGATCAGCACGGGCCCCCCTGCCGGGGAGCCAGTG GTGGTGGCCGACCTCTTTGACCAGACGTTTGGACCCCCCAATGGCTCCATGAAGGATGacag GGACCTCCAGATCGAGACCTTGAAGAGAGAGGTGGAGACACTCAGGGCCGAGCTGGAGAAGATCAAGCTGGAG GCCCAGCGGTACGTCTCCCAGCTGAAGGGCCAGGTGAACGCGCTGGAGGCCGAGCTGGAGGAGCAGCGGAAGCAGAAGCAGAAGGCGCTGGTGGACAACGAGCAGCTCCGCCACGAGCTGGCCCAGCTGCGGGCGGCCCAGCTGGAGGGCGAGCGGAACCAGGGCCTGCGCGAAGAGGCCGAGA AGAAGGCCAGTGTCACGGAGGCGCGCTACACCAAGCTGAAGGAGCAGCACAGCAAGCTCATCGCCACGCACGCCGAGCTGCTCAGGAAG AACGCAGACACGGCCAAGCAGCTGACGGCCAAGCAGCAGAACCAGGAGGAGGTGGCGCGAGTGAAGGAGCAGCTGGTGTTCCAGATGGAGCAGGTGAAGCGCGAGTCCGAGATGAAG CTGGAGGAGCAGAGTGACCAGCTAGAGAAGCtcaggagggagctggaggccaAGTCCGGGGAGCTGGTGCGCGTGCAGCAGGACCTGAGCCGCACGGAGCAG AGCGGGTCGGAGCTGAGCTCACGGCTGGATGTGCTGAGCGCAGAGAAGGAGGCGCTGAGCAGCGCTGTGCGGCAGCAGGAGGCCGACCTGCAGGCCGCGCAGAGCCTGGTGCAGGAGAAGGAGGCAGCGCTCGGCCAGGAGCAGCAGCGCCATTCCCAGGAGAGGGCCGagctgcaggggctgctggcagacaag gagtcTCGGGAGCAGGGGCTGCAGCAGAGACTCCTGGACGAGCAGTTCGAGGTGCTGCGGCGCTCTGCCGCCGAGGCCGAGCGCATCCTGCAGGACGCTGTGGGCAAGCTGGATGACCCCCTGCACCTGCGCTGCACCAGCTCCCCGG ACTACCTAGTGAGCAGGGCCCAGGTGGCCCTGGACGCCGTGAGCGCCCTGGAGACGGGCCATGCCCAGTACCTGACCTCCAGGTCAG ATGCTTCTGCCCTGGTGGCAGCCCTGACGCAGTTCTCCCACCTGGCTGCGGACACCATCATCAACGGCAGCGCCACCTCTCACCTGGCCCCCACCGACCCTGCCGACC gcctgaTCGACGCCTGCCGGGACTGTGGGGCCCGGGCGCTGGAGCTCGTGGGGCAGCTGCAGGAGCGGCAGGCTGTGCAGCAGGCCCAGCCCGACCGGGTGCGGAGCCCCCTGCAGGCCATCCTCCAGCTGGGCCAG gagcTAAAGCCCAAGAGCCTGGACGTGCGTCAGGAGGAGCTGGGGGCCCTGGTAGACAAGGAGATGGCAGCCACGTCCTCGGCCATCGAGGAGGCCGTGCGGAGGATCGAG GACATGATGAACCAGGCCCGCCACGCCAGCTCAGGGGTGAAACTGGAGGTGAATGAGAG GATCCTCAAGTCCTGCACAGACCTCATGAAG GCCATCCGGCTCCTGGTGACCACATCCACCAGCCTGCAGAAGGAGATTGTGGAGAGCGGCAGG GGGGCAGCCACGCAGCAGGAATTTTACGCCAAGAACTCAAGATGGACTGAAGGCCTCATCTCCGCCTCCAAGGCCGTGGGCTGGGGAGCCACGCAGCTGGT GGAGTCAGCTGACAAGGTGGTGCTTCACACGGGCAAGTACGAAGAGCTCATCGTCTGCTCCCACGAGATCGCGGCCAGCACGGCCCAGCTGGTGGCAGCCTCCAAG GTGAAGGCCAACAAGGACAGCCGCCACCTGAGCCGCCTGCAGGAGTGCTCCCGCACCGTCAACGTGATGGCCGCCAACGTGGTGGCCTCCACCAAGTCAGGCCAGGAGCAGATCGAAGACAGAG ACACCATGGACTTCTCTGGCATGTCCCTCATCAAGCTGAAGAAGCAGGAGATGGAGACCCAG GTTCGGGTCCTGGAGCTGGAGAAGACGCTGGAGGCGGAGCGTGTGCGGCTGGGAGAGCTTCGGAAGCAACACTACgcgctggctgtgggggtggggacgcccggagaggaggagcctggccagcccggcACTGCCCCCCACAGTGGGACCTCCAGGAAGCCGCCCCTGGCCCAGAAGCCCGGTGTGGTCCCCAGGCAGGACCACCAG CTGGACAAAAAGGATGGCGTCTGCCCCACTCAACTCACGAACTCCTAG